The following proteins are encoded in a genomic region of Acidobacteriota bacterium:
- a CDS encoding fatty acid desaturase — translation MASNKWAREGFNWGPGLFIIGYHVGLAIGLPLYFASHRPALGVVVSSIVILILSEIGIGAAYHRFYSHRCFKLNRVAEAALLFLGTVATQGSVLRWSCDHRNHHAHVDTDLDPYSINKGFFFAHMGWLFEKSKPIDERIVQDLMKNPLVRFQHRHANALSIGSNAGLWLLFGWLFNDFLGAFVLLWWTRLALSHHLTWFINSLAHTWGSKTYSREHTAVDNFVVAMLTVGEGYHNYHHTFPSDYRNGVKWFHFDPTKWTIFLLSKVGLASGLKRYDEHRIKNRLLDEDHRRVIEQLKASAQRTREELGQRADELAARIHEKLAQLAQLMKQLESLDRKKAYQDRRRQIQAQLRELKQSMRRDWKDWYRLCDSVLADAPA, via the coding sequence GTGGCAAGCAACAAGTGGGCGCGGGAAGGGTTTAACTGGGGACCCGGCCTCTTCATCATCGGATACCACGTCGGACTGGCCATCGGGCTACCACTCTATTTCGCCAGTCATCGACCCGCGCTCGGTGTCGTCGTCTCTTCGATCGTCATTCTCATCCTTTCCGAGATCGGCATCGGCGCGGCGTACCACCGTTTCTATTCCCATCGCTGCTTCAAGCTGAACCGCGTCGCCGAGGCGGCCCTACTCTTTCTCGGGACCGTCGCGACCCAGGGCAGCGTGCTTCGCTGGTCCTGCGACCATCGGAATCATCACGCCCACGTCGATACGGACCTGGATCCGTACTCGATCAATAAGGGCTTCTTCTTCGCTCACATGGGCTGGCTGTTCGAGAAGAGCAAGCCGATTGACGAACGGATCGTTCAGGATCTGATGAAGAACCCGTTGGTGCGCTTTCAGCATCGCCATGCGAACGCCCTCAGCATCGGCAGCAACGCCGGGCTGTGGCTCCTCTTCGGCTGGCTGTTCAACGACTTCCTCGGTGCCTTCGTCCTCCTCTGGTGGACCCGATTGGCGCTCTCCCATCATCTGACGTGGTTCATCAACTCCCTGGCGCATACCTGGGGCAGCAAGACCTACTCGCGGGAGCACACGGCCGTCGATAATTTCGTCGTCGCCATGCTCACCGTCGGCGAGGGCTACCACAACTACCATCACACCTTCCCCTCGGACTATCGCAACGGTGTGAAGTGGTTCCACTTCGACCCCACTAAATGGACGATCTTCCTTCTCTCGAAGGTCGGGCTGGCCTCTGGACTCAAGCGCTACGACGAGCATCGGATCAAGAACCGACTGCTGGACGAGGATCATCGACGGGTCATCGAGCAGCTGAAGGCCTCGGCCCAACGGACCCGCGAAGAGCTCGGGCAGCGCGCCGATGAACTGGCCGCCCGAATCCACGAGAAGCTGGCCCAGCTGGCTCAGCTGATGAAACAGCTGGAATCGTTGGATCGGAAGAAGGCCTACCAGGACCGGCGGCGGCAAATACAGGCCCAGCTCCGCGAACTCAAGCAGAGTATGCGGCGGGATTGGAAGGACTGGTATCGGCTCTGCGACTCGGTCCTGGCCGACGCGCCTGCCTGA
- a CDS encoding PA0069 family radical SAM protein translates to MIEDGGDPRLPIRGRGSGDNPANRFTTQEIRLDESPDRVKTTFLEDASRSIVSFNDSPDLPFCASLNPYRGCEHGCAYCYARPTHEFLEMSAGLDFETKIFVKSRAAELLEQKLGGSSWQPQLLALSGVTDPYQPIERKLEITRRCLEVLVRFRNPVGIITKNEMVTRDTDHLRTLAGFDAARVFLSITTLDDELAGKLEPRCSRPQRRLQAIRELTAAGVPCGVMVAPVIPGLNDHEIPKILQAAAEAGADTAGYILLRLPGAVEGLFTEWLRQHVPTQESKVLHRLASMRGGKLQDSRFGHRMRGTGVVADQIRRLFDIARRRHGLDKSALKLSTASFRRPGDSGRLFEL, encoded by the coding sequence ATGATCGAAGACGGCGGGGATCCAAGACTTCCGATCCGGGGACGGGGCAGCGGCGACAACCCCGCGAATCGGTTTACGACGCAGGAGATTCGTCTCGACGAGTCGCCGGATAGGGTCAAGACCACCTTCCTGGAGGATGCGTCGCGGTCCATCGTGTCGTTCAACGACAGCCCGGACCTCCCGTTCTGTGCGTCGCTGAACCCCTATCGAGGATGCGAACACGGTTGCGCCTATTGTTATGCACGGCCGACCCACGAGTTCCTGGAGATGTCCGCCGGGCTCGACTTCGAGACGAAGATCTTCGTCAAGAGTCGAGCTGCGGAACTCCTGGAGCAGAAGCTCGGGGGAAGCAGCTGGCAGCCCCAGCTTCTGGCCCTGAGCGGTGTCACCGACCCGTATCAGCCGATCGAACGAAAATTGGAGATCACACGTCGCTGCCTGGAGGTGTTGGTTCGTTTCCGGAACCCCGTCGGCATCATCACCAAGAACGAAATGGTCACGCGCGATACGGATCATCTGCGGACACTGGCGGGATTCGACGCCGCCCGCGTGTTCCTCTCCATCACAACCCTCGACGACGAACTGGCCGGCAAGTTGGAACCACGCTGCTCGCGCCCGCAGCGACGGCTGCAGGCGATTCGCGAGTTGACCGCCGCGGGAGTCCCGTGTGGCGTGATGGTCGCGCCGGTCATCCCCGGTCTCAACGACCACGAGATCCCGAAGATCCTGCAGGCCGCCGCCGAAGCGGGTGCCGACACGGCCGGTTACATCCTTCTGCGTTTGCCGGGGGCCGTCGAGGGGCTCTTCACGGAATGGCTACGTCAGCATGTTCCCACGCAGGAGAGCAAGGTGTTACATCGACTCGCCTCGATGCGTGGCGGCAAGCTGCAGGACAGCCGCTTCGGGCATCGGATGCGGGGAACCGGTGTCGTGGCCGATCAGATCCGACGTCTATTCGATATTGCGCGCCGTCGACACGGGCTGGACAAATCTGCGCTCAAACTCTCGACCGCGTCGTTTAGACGACCGGGCGATTCCGGACGTCTCTTCGAACTCTGA
- a CDS encoding tetratricopeptide repeat protein: protein MSGYTARDAARLLGLAEREVRSYIRAGLLDAASGTQQDDRLSFQDLVLLRTARDLRLQCVSAAVVRRALRRLRETLPAEKPLTALPMSVRGKRVVVRDGGHAWDAETGQTVFDFDLPTVDKPVEPSTTPFHVPLPEELTAEDWYEIGCELEDQAVDEAQQAYLRAIELEPDHFDSRINLGRLFVIGARLEEAEQQFRAALSRGPHAIAFFNLGVILEERGLGEEACDAYRKAISTDPHCAEAYINLARILRIVAEAEKVMQNARERSSPRDPSPDDR, encoded by the coding sequence ATGAGCGGATACACGGCAAGGGACGCGGCGCGTCTACTCGGTCTGGCTGAGCGCGAGGTTCGTTCGTACATCCGTGCCGGACTGCTCGATGCCGCGTCGGGAACTCAGCAGGACGATCGGCTGTCGTTCCAGGATCTCGTCTTGCTGCGAACCGCCAGGGATCTCCGTCTTCAATGCGTCTCGGCGGCGGTCGTCCGTCGTGCCCTTCGGCGATTGCGTGAGACCCTCCCGGCCGAGAAACCGCTGACCGCCCTACCGATGAGCGTGCGGGGGAAGCGAGTGGTCGTCAGGGACGGTGGGCATGCCTGGGACGCCGAGACCGGCCAGACCGTATTCGACTTCGACCTACCGACCGTAGACAAACCCGTAGAACCATCGACGACGCCGTTCCACGTCCCGCTGCCGGAGGAGTTGACCGCCGAAGACTGGTACGAGATCGGTTGCGAACTGGAAGATCAGGCCGTGGACGAGGCGCAGCAGGCCTATCTTCGCGCCATCGAGCTCGAGCCTGACCACTTCGACTCCCGGATCAATCTCGGCCGCCTCTTCGTCATCGGCGCGAGACTGGAAGAGGCGGAGCAGCAGTTCCGGGCCGCCCTGAGTCGTGGGCCTCACGCCATCGCGTTCTTCAATCTCGGCGTCATTCTCGAGGAGCGGGGCCTCGGCGAGGAGGCCTGCGACGCCTACCGCAAGGCGATCTCGACCGACCCCCACTGTGCAGAGGCCTACATCAATCTTGCCCGCATTCTCCGGATCGTCGCGGAAGCGGAGAAGGTGATGCAAAACGCCCGCGAGCGGTCCTCGCCGCGGGATCCGTCCCCCGACGATCGCTGA